The DNA window TGGCCGGATCGCGTCTGTCCTGCCATCGCGCGACGCCCGGATCGCCCTGCGGATCAGATAGTGGCATCGCGTCCGCGGTTTGACAACATGGCCGGACCGACGCCAATTCCGGAGGGTCAGGAATGTTGCTCAGCATACACGAACAGGAACGGCTGATGGTCTATACCGCCGGCAAGCTTGCGCTGGAACGCAAGCAGCGCGGGCTGAAGCTGAACCTGCCCGAGGCGACGGCGCTGCTGACATCCTATCTTCTGGAAGGCGAGCGCGACGGCCGGACGGTGACCGATCTGATGGAAACCGGCCGCAACGTCCTTGGCCGCGAGGACGTGATGGAGGGGGTGCCCGAGATGCTGGCGCAGGTCCAGGTCGAGGCGACGTTTCCCGACGGCACCAAGCTGGTCACCGTGACGGAGCCGATCAGATGACCCGAAAGCCCAACCCGTTCGAACAGGATCTGAAGCCGCCCGCCGATACCGGCAGGGCACAACACCCCTCGGACCATCCCGGCCGCGACTATGACATGACCAGCGCCGAGGCCGAGGGGCGCACAAGATCCTCGGGCGCGAACGCGCCCAGTGAGCCGCGCCGTCCCGGCACGGGCGAGCGTCAGGCGCCGCGCCGGCAATCCGACAGCAGGCTGGAGGAGTCCGAGCCGCTGATCCCCGGAGAGATCCTGCACGGCGACGGCGATGTCGTCATCAACGAGGGCGCGCAGATCACCACGCTGCGGGTCGCCAACACCTCGGACCGGCCGATCCAGATCGGCTCGCATTATCACTTTGCCGAGGTGAACGCGGCGCTGGATTTCGACCGCGACGCGGCCTGGGGCAAGCGCCTGTCGGTGCTGTCGGGCGGCGCGATGCGGTTCGAACCGGGCGCCGTGGAAGAGGTCGATCTGATCCCGATCAGGGGTCGCAGAATCGTCGCCGGCCTGCGCGGGCTGTGCAAGGGAGGGCTGGACGATGCTTAGGGTTTCGCGTTCCGAATACGTGGCCTCCTACGGGCCGACGACGGGCGACCGCATCCGGCTAGCCGATACCTGCCTGACCATCGAGGTCGAAGAGGATCGCTGCCGCGGCGGCGACGAGGCGGTGTTCGGCGGCGGCAAGTCGATCCGCGAATCGATGGGCCAGTCGACCGCGACGCGGGCGCAGGGCACGCCCGATCTGGTCATCACCGGCGCCGTGATCCTGGATCACTGGGGCGTCATCAAGGCCGATATCGGCATCCGCGACGGCCGCATCACCGCATTGGGCAAGGCCGGCAATCCCGACACGATGGACGGCATCCATCCCGATCTGGTGATCGGCCCCTCGACCGAGGTGATGGCCGGCAACGGACTGATCGCGACGGCGGGCGCCATCGACACGCATGTGCATTTCGTCGGCCCGCAGATGCTGCAACTGGCGCTGGCGTCGGGCGTCACCACCGTCACCGGCGGCGGCACCGGCCCCACCGAAGGGTCCAAGGCGACGCTGGCCACCCCCGGCGCCTGGTGGATGCAGCGGATGCTGGAAGGGTTCAATCCGTGGCCGGTCAACGTGCTGTTTCTGGGGCGCGGCAACACCATGTCGAAAGAGGCGATGTGGGAACAGCTGCGCGGCGGCGTCGGCGGCTTCAAGGTGCACGAGGATTGGGGCGCGACCCCGGCGGTGATCGACGCCTGCCTGTCGGTGGCCGAGGAATCGGGCGTGCAGGTGGCGATCCATTCGGACACGCTGAACGAGGCGGGCTTTGTCGAAGATCTGTTGCGGACGGTCGCCGGCCGCACCTTCCACGCCTTCCATACCGAGGGTGCGGGCGGCGGGCACGCGCCCGACATCATCAGCATCGCGGGGCAGCGCAACGTGCTGCCCGCCTCGACCAACCCGACGCGGCCCTTCACGCGCAACACAGTGGCCGAACATCTGGACATGGTGATGGTCGCGCATCACCTGAACCCGCAGGTGCCCAACGATCTGGCCTTCGCCGAAAGCCGGGTCCGCGCCACCACCATCGCGGCCGAGGATATCCTGCAGGACATGGGCGCAATCTCGATCATGTCGTCGGATGCGCAGGCGATGGGACGCATGGGCGAGACCGTGATGCGGACCTGGCAGACCGCCCACCAGATGAAGAAGCTGCGCGGCTCGGCACCCGGCGACGACCGCGCCGACAACATGCGCGCGCGCCGCTATGTGGCCAAATACACGATCTGCCCGGCCGTCGCGCACGGGCTGGAACGCGAGATCGGGTCCATCGAAGTGGGCAAGAAGGCCGATATCGTCATGTGGCAGCCGGCCCTGTTCGGGGTGCGCCCGCATACCGTCTTCACCGGCGGCATGGTGGCGACGGCGGCGCTTGGCGATCCCAACGCCTCGATCCCCACGCCGCAGCCGGTGATGCCGCGGACCGGCTTCAACGTCCACAGCCCCGCCGCCGGCGCGACCAGCGTGGCGTTTGTCGCGCAGGCGGCGCTGGATGACGGGCTGGCCGAGCGGATCGACACCAATCGCCGCTTCGTCGCGATCCAGAACACGCGCGGCCGGACAAAGGAAGACATGCCCGAAAACACCGCCCTGCCCCGGATCGAGGTCGATCCCGACACCTATGCCGTCCGCATCGACGGCGAGCTGGCCGATCACGAACCCGCGGACGAACTGCCGATGGCGCAGCGATATTTCCTGTTCTGAATGGCGGATATGGGGGGTCAGGCCGCGCTGATGCTGCTGGCGGACGGGCGGCTGCCGGCGGGCGGCTATGCCCATTCCGGCGGGCTGGAGCCGGCGGTGGCGTCGGGCCGCGTGGCGGATGTGGCCGGGCTGGAACATTTCCTGATCGGGCGCGCCGAGACGGCAGGTTTCATCGCGGCCGTCTTCGCGGCGGTGTCCTGCGCGGCGGCTTTGCGTGACGCGCTGGCCGATCTGGCGCTGCTTGAGGCGGAACTGGACGCGCGCATCCCCTCGGCCGAGCTGCGCAAGATCTCGCGCGATCTGGGGCGGCAGTTGCGGCGCGCGATGGACAGCATCCACCCGCATCCGCATTTCGCGGCCCTGGGCCGGGCGCCGCATCAGCCGGTGGTGATGGGCGTCGCCGCCGCCGCACTTGGGCTTGGCCCGCGCGGCGCGGCGCTGGCCATCCTGCACGAGACGACCGCAGGGGCGGCCGCCGCCGCCGCCGCCGCCAAGATCATGCGGGTCGATCCGTTCCATGTCCACGCCGCTTTGGCCCGCGCGACCGGGCGGCTGGATCGGCTGGCCATTGCGGCGGCCGGCCATGTCGATACCCCGCCTGCCGATCTGCCCGCGCCCGGCGCGCCCCTGGCCGACATCGCGGCCGAACATCACCGGAACAGCAATGTACGACTCTTTGCGTCCTAGACCGCCGCTGCGCGGATCGGGCGCGATGACCGCGCGCGCCGTTCTGGCCAGCGAGACCGATTCGCATCGCCGCCGCAGCCGCATCGCAACCCTGCGTTCCGACGGGCCGCTGGTGCTGCGCCCGTGCCATCCAAAGGGGCCGGAGCCGCTGGTCCATCGCGATGCCCATGTGGCGCGGGTGGCGCTGGCGGCGGGGACGGCGGGTCCGCTTGGCGGCGACGATTACCGGCTGGATATCCATGTGGGCGCGGGCAGCACGCTGGTGCTGACCGAGATTTCGGCGATGCTGGTCCTGCCCGGCGCAAGCGGGGGGCTGTCGCGCATGACGGTCCGCGCCACGGTCGGGCCCGGCGCGACCTTCGTCTGGTGGCCCGAACCGATCATCGCCGCCGCGCGCTGCGATCACCGCCACGATGTGCGCATCGCGCTGGACGGCACCGCGCGCATGATCCTGCGCGAAGAGGTGTTGCTGGGCCGGCACGGCGAACGCCCCGGCGATTTCACCGGCCGCCTGCGCATCACCCGCGACGGTGTGCCGCTGTACGATCAGCAGTCGCGGGTCGGCCCTTCCGCCTGCGGATGGGACAGCGCCGCGGTTCTGGGCGATGCGGGTGCGTTCGGGTCGGTGATCGCGGTCGATCCCGGCTGGGGGGACGATCCGCCCCGCGCCGACCCGTTTCACCGCGACGCCGCGCTGACCCCGCTGCCCGGCCCTGCCGTCGCCATCGGCGCGGTCGCGCCCGACAGCCTGCAACTGCGCCGGCTTCTGACCGGCGGATTGACCCGCCTTGGCCCGCCTTGGGCGATTTGACATGAAGGAGATCACGACATGACGGACAAGGATCAGAACGGAACCCGCGCCCTGCGTCTGGGCGTGGCCGGGCCGGTCGGCACCGGCAAAAGCTCGGTCATTGCGACGCTGTGCCGGCATCTGCGCGACGAGTTCGACCTGGGCGTCATCACCAACGACATCTACACCGACGAGGATGCGCGTTTCCTGAAATCCGAAGGCGTCCTGCCCGAGGACCGCATCCGCGCGGTCGAGACCGGCGCCTGCCCGCACACGGCGATCCGCGACGACGTGACCATGAACCTGATGGCGGTCGAGGATATGGAACGCGATTTCGCGCCGCTGGACATCGTGCTGGTCGAAAGCGGCGGCGACAACCTGACCGCGACGTTTTCGCCCGCACTGGTCGATGCGCAGCTGTTCGTGCTGGACGTGGCCGGTGGCGGCGACGTGGCGCGCAAGGGCGGGCCGGGCATCGCGCGCGCCGATCTGCTGATCATCAACAAGATCGATCTGGGCGAATATGTCGATGTGGACGTGGCGCAGATGGTCGCGGATGCCGAAAAGGCCCGCGACGGCGCGCCGGTCCTGGCGCTGTCGCGCAAGCGGCCCGAAACCATCGACCGCCTGTGCGACTGGGTCCGCCAGCTTCACGCGCGCCATGCGCGCGGCGATCACACCCCGGTCGATCCCGGCCCGATGGCCCCGCATCATCACGCCCATGACGATGGCCACGGGCAGGGCCATCATCACCACGGCCACGATCACGCGCATCACCACGACTGACCGCCGCGGCTGAACCATGAAAAAAGGGCGGGATCGCATCCCGCCCTTTCCGATCTGTCAGCCGGGTCGGCTGTCTGACCCTACGTCATTCCGCCGCGGCAAGCTGCCCGCGGATTTCGCCGTCCGGATACTCTTCGGTGTGGACGTTCACGTAATATTGCCCGTCCTGCAATTCGCCGATCTGTTCATCGGTGATGTCGGCGCTGCCTTCCATGATGGAATCGGACATGTCGATGACCGGCGGCGCATTCTCATCCTCGCCCGCAGGGCCATGGATATGCGCGGCGGTCGGCTCTCCGGTCAGGTCCTGAACGCTTACCGTCCACGACACCGTCTTGGCCTCGGTATCGACGGTCACATCGGCGCTGCCGGTCGCGGCGCTTTCATTCGCCGGAACCTCGGACGCGCCGCTCAGATCGGCGGTGTATTTCATCTCTTCCGCTAGGGCCGGCAGCGCGAACATGGCGCAGGCGGCAATCGCGGCGGTGGATTGTCTGATCATCGGCAACAGCATTGTGGAATCCTCCTGTTTCCCGTGTGGCCAGACAACGCGGGTCCGGGCGACAAGTTTCCGCCCGTGGCCCGTTCCGCCGCCGATTCACCCCCGGATCACCCGACCGTGACCGGACGCGGCTTGTTCGGGCTTGGCGGCCACCCCTTGTCCTGCGGACAGAACGACAGGATCGCGCCTCCGGTCCGTCCCTGCATGGCCGGTTGATCTTGCCGGCGGATCGAATAGGCTTGGGCTTTTCCAAACGTCATTGCAGATGCCACGATCACCCTTGCCCCGACCCAAGATCGCGCTTGTCCTGCAAGGCGGCGGCGCGCGCGGCGCCTATCAGATCGGGGCGCTGAAGGCGGTGGCGGAAATCACCCGGCGGAAACGGTCGCCGTTCCAGATCGTCTGCGGCTCGTCGGTGGGCGCGATCAACGCGGCCCCGTTCGCCGCAAGCTCGGGCGATATCCAGCACGGCATCCGGCACCTGGAACGGCTGTGGCGCGGGCTGCATTGCGGCAAGGTCTATGACGCGCGCGGCCTGACCCTGTTCGGGACAAGCGCGCGGTGGGTCTGGACGCTGCTGTTCGGCCATCTGGGCGCCGAGGCGCCGGCCGCGCTGCTGGACAACGCACCCTTGGGCCGGCTGCTGGAGCGCGAGTTCAACCGCCGCCACATCGTCGGCGCGATCCGGTCGGGCGTGCTGCATGCGCTGTGCATCACCGCCTCCAGCTATGACGAGGGCAAGGCGATCACCTTTTTCGAGGGCGCGCCCGAACTGCGCAACTGGGAGCGCGCCCGCCGCCGCGGCGTGCGCGCCGATATCGGCCCCCGGCATCTTCTGGCGTCCTCGTCGCTGCCCTTTGCCTTCGCGCCGGTGCGGGTCGGGGACCGGTTCTTCGGCGACGGCTCGTTGCGGCTGACCGCGCCGCTGTCGCCCGCCATCCACACCGGCGCGGACCGGATCATGATCATCGCCGCCCGCGACAACCGCCCCGATCAGCCCGATCCCGCCGCCGCATCGCCGACATTCGGCGAGATGATCGGCCACGCGCTGGACATCCTGTTCAACGACAACCTGGACTC is part of the Paracoccus stylophorae genome and encodes:
- a CDS encoding urease subunit gamma, whose translation is MLLSIHEQERLMVYTAGKLALERKQRGLKLNLPEATALLTSYLLEGERDGRTVTDLMETGRNVLGREDVMEGVPEMLAQVQVEATFPDGTKLVTVTEPIR
- a CDS encoding urease subunit beta, encoding MIPGEILHGDGDVVINEGAQITTLRVANTSDRPIQIGSHYHFAEVNAALDFDRDAAWGKRLSVLSGGAMRFEPGAVEEVDLIPIRGRRIVAGLRGLCKGGLDDA
- a CDS encoding urease subunit alpha, which produces MLRVSRSEYVASYGPTTGDRIRLADTCLTIEVEEDRCRGGDEAVFGGGKSIRESMGQSTATRAQGTPDLVITGAVILDHWGVIKADIGIRDGRITALGKAGNPDTMDGIHPDLVIGPSTEVMAGNGLIATAGAIDTHVHFVGPQMLQLALASGVTTVTGGGTGPTEGSKATLATPGAWWMQRMLEGFNPWPVNVLFLGRGNTMSKEAMWEQLRGGVGGFKVHEDWGATPAVIDACLSVAEESGVQVAIHSDTLNEAGFVEDLLRTVAGRTFHAFHTEGAGGGHAPDIISIAGQRNVLPASTNPTRPFTRNTVAEHLDMVMVAHHLNPQVPNDLAFAESRVRATTIAAEDILQDMGAISIMSSDAQAMGRMGETVMRTWQTAHQMKKLRGSAPGDDRADNMRARRYVAKYTICPAVAHGLEREIGSIEVGKKADIVMWQPALFGVRPHTVFTGGMVATAALGDPNASIPTPQPVMPRTGFNVHSPAAGATSVAFVAQAALDDGLAERIDTNRRFVAIQNTRGRTKEDMPENTALPRIEVDPDTYAVRIDGELADHEPADELPMAQRYFLF
- a CDS encoding urease accessory protein UreF gives rise to the protein MADMGGQAALMLLADGRLPAGGYAHSGGLEPAVASGRVADVAGLEHFLIGRAETAGFIAAVFAAVSCAAALRDALADLALLEAELDARIPSAELRKISRDLGRQLRRAMDSIHPHPHFAALGRAPHQPVVMGVAAAALGLGPRGAALAILHETTAGAAAAAAAAKIMRVDPFHVHAALARATGRLDRLAIAAAGHVDTPPADLPAPGAPLADIAAEHHRNSNVRLFAS
- a CDS encoding urease accessory protein UreD, translating into MTARAVLASETDSHRRRSRIATLRSDGPLVLRPCHPKGPEPLVHRDAHVARVALAAGTAGPLGGDDYRLDIHVGAGSTLVLTEISAMLVLPGASGGLSRMTVRATVGPGATFVWWPEPIIAAARCDHRHDVRIALDGTARMILREEVLLGRHGERPGDFTGRLRITRDGVPLYDQQSRVGPSACGWDSAAVLGDAGAFGSVIAVDPGWGDDPPRADPFHRDAALTPLPGPAVAIGAVAPDSLQLRRLLTGGLTRLGPPWAI
- the ureG gene encoding urease accessory protein UreG → MTDKDQNGTRALRLGVAGPVGTGKSSVIATLCRHLRDEFDLGVITNDIYTDEDARFLKSEGVLPEDRIRAVETGACPHTAIRDDVTMNLMAVEDMERDFAPLDIVLVESGGDNLTATFSPALVDAQLFVLDVAGGGDVARKGGPGIARADLLIINKIDLGEYVDVDVAQMVADAEKARDGAPVLALSRKRPETIDRLCDWVRQLHARHARGDHTPVDPGPMAPHHHAHDDGHGQGHHHHGHDHAHHHD
- a CDS encoding CHRD domain-containing protein; this translates as MIRQSTAAIAACAMFALPALAEEMKYTADLSGASEVPANESAATGSADVTVDTEAKTVSWTVSVQDLTGEPTAAHIHGPAGEDENAPPVIDMSDSIMEGSADITDEQIGELQDGQYYVNVHTEEYPDGEIRGQLAAAE
- a CDS encoding patatin-like phospholipase family protein — its product is MPRPKIALVLQGGGARGAYQIGALKAVAEITRRKRSPFQIVCGSSVGAINAAPFAASSGDIQHGIRHLERLWRGLHCGKVYDARGLTLFGTSARWVWTLLFGHLGAEAPAALLDNAPLGRLLEREFNRRHIVGAIRSGVLHALCITASSYDEGKAITFFEGAPELRNWERARRRGVRADIGPRHLLASSSLPFAFAPVRVGDRFFGDGSLRLTAPLSPAIHTGADRIMIIAARDNRPDQPDPAAASPTFGEMIGHALDILFNDNLDSDHERLSRINHTLSLLTDEARSQTPLRNIDTLMLSPSHDLRSIASRYQHELPRAIRLMMRSVGSWGSDGRLVSYLLFEAGYIGALIDLGHDDTMARADEIREFLDVRA